In the Leptotrichia sp. oral taxon 212 genome, one interval contains:
- a CDS encoding M3 family oligoendopeptidase gives MNFNDYKYERIDIDAVKKQFEELIGSFSKADSAEKQCEIMDKVINLRNHIDTMITLVSIRHSINTADDFYDKENDYCDEISPLLYGFTTDFYEALVTSKFRKELEDKYGKFLFDQAECSLKTFNEEVIPQLQEENKLSSKYDKLIASAKIPFDGEERTLSQMAPYTQSKDRNIRKDAAKKVAEFFSAHKNDFDEIYDKLVKVRTEIAHKLGFKNYVELAYARLRRLDYNAQDVAGYRKQVLENIVPLHSELRERQAKRLGIDKLKFYDEPIKFNSGNADPHGDPEWILNHGKTMYRELSKETDEFFTFMTENNLLDLLSKKGKNSGGYCTYIPDYKSPFIFANFNGTAHDVDVLTHEAGHAFQVYESRGYEVPEYLWPSYEACEIHSMSMEFLTWPWMGLYFENDEDKYKFIHLSEALLFIPYGVTVDEFQHWVYENPEVTPEERRNKWLETEKKYLPTRDYGEIDELKEGIFWFRQGHIFGTPFYYIDYTLAQVCAFQFWIKSRENREKAWEEYLNLCRLGGSKPFFELMKAANLKNPFNEGTIASVIPKIREFLDSIDDMKM, from the coding sequence ATGAATTTTAATGATTACAAATACGAAAGAATCGACATTGATGCAGTAAAAAAGCAGTTTGAAGAACTTATTGGGAGTTTCAGTAAAGCTGATAGTGCTGAAAAACAGTGCGAAATTATGGATAAAGTTATCAATTTAAGAAATCACATCGACACTATGATTACCCTTGTTTCTATCAGACACAGCATTAATACTGCTGATGACTTCTACGATAAGGAAAATGACTATTGCGATGAAATCAGCCCTCTGCTTTACGGATTTACAACTGATTTCTATGAAGCTCTGGTTACTTCAAAATTCAGAAAAGAACTGGAAGATAAATATGGAAAATTCCTTTTTGACCAGGCAGAATGCTCCTTAAAAACATTCAACGAGGAAGTTATCCCTCAATTACAGGAAGAAAACAAACTGTCAAGTAAATACGACAAGTTAATCGCCAGTGCAAAAATACCTTTTGATGGTGAAGAAAGAACTTTATCACAGATGGCTCCTTATACTCAGTCAAAAGACAGAAACATAAGAAAAGATGCTGCTAAAAAAGTTGCTGAATTCTTCTCGGCACATAAAAATGATTTTGATGAAATCTACGATAAGCTTGTAAAAGTCAGAACTGAAATTGCACATAAATTAGGATTTAAAAATTATGTGGAATTAGCTTATGCAAGACTTAGAAGACTTGATTATAATGCACAGGATGTGGCAGGTTACAGAAAACAGGTTCTTGAAAACATTGTTCCCCTGCATTCCGAACTGAGAGAAAGACAGGCTAAAAGACTTGGCATTGATAAACTGAAATTTTACGATGAACCTATAAAATTTAATTCAGGAAATGCTGATCCTCATGGAGATCCTGAATGGATTTTAAATCATGGTAAGACAATGTATCGTGAACTTTCAAAGGAAACTGATGAGTTTTTCACATTCATGACTGAAAATAACTTGCTTGACCTTCTTTCAAAAAAAGGAAAAAATAGTGGCGGATACTGTACTTACATTCCTGATTACAAGTCTCCTTTCATTTTTGCCAACTTCAACGGTACTGCACATGATGTAGATGTACTTACTCACGAAGCAGGACACGCTTTCCAAGTTTATGAAAGCAGAGGATATGAAGTACCCGAATATTTATGGCCTAGCTATGAAGCATGTGAAATCCACTCAATGAGTATGGAATTTTTAACATGGCCATGGATGGGACTGTATTTTGAGAATGATGAAGATAAATACAAATTCATTCATCTTTCTGAAGCACTTTTATTCATTCCTTACGGAGTTACAGTTGATGAATTCCAGCACTGGGTTTATGAAAATCCTGAAGTAACTCCTGAAGAAAGAAGAAACAAATGGCTTGAAACAGAGAAAAAATATTTACCTACAAGAGATTACGGAGAAATTGATGAACTGAAGGAAGGAATTTTCTGGTTCAGACAGGGACATATTTTTGGAACTCCATTCTATTATATAGACTATACGTTAGCTCAGGTATGTGCTTTCCAATTCTGGATTAAATCAAGAGAAAACAGGGAAAAGGCATGGGAAGAATATCTGAACTTATGCAGACTTGGAGGAAGCAAACCTTTCTTTGAACTGATGAAGGCAGCTAACTTGAAAAATCCTTTCAACGAAGGAACAATCGCTTCAGTTATTCCTAAAATAAGGGAATTTCTTGACAGCATTGACGATATGAAAATGTAA
- the epsC gene encoding serine O-acetyltransferase EpsC, producing MSKIFKWLKEEIDNISQKDPAVGNKIEVLLYPSFHAVISHRFNNFLYKRKFFFLARFFSQLSRFFTGIEIHPGATLGKRIFFDHGMGIVIGETAVVGNDCIIYHGVTLGGVTSSKGKRHPTLKDNVTVGAGAKILGNITIGNNAKIGANAVVLKDIPDDAAAVGIPARIIKKGSEDYFMWHI from the coding sequence GTGAGTAAAATTTTTAAATGGCTTAAGGAGGAAATAGATAATATATCTCAAAAAGATCCGGCTGTAGGAAATAAGATTGAAGTTCTTCTTTATCCTTCATTTCATGCGGTTATCAGTCATCGTTTCAATAATTTTCTATATAAAAGAAAATTCTTCTTTTTAGCCCGTTTTTTTTCTCAGCTTTCCCGTTTTTTTACAGGTATAGAAATACATCCGGGGGCTACATTGGGGAAAAGAATTTTTTTCGATCATGGAATGGGGATTGTAATTGGTGAAACAGCAGTTGTAGGGAATGACTGTATAATCTATCATGGAGTTACATTAGGCGGTGTAACTTCTTCAAAAGGTAAAAGGCATCCAACTTTAAAGGATAATGTTACAGTTGGTGCAGGAGCAAAGATTTTAGGGAATATAACAATAGGAAATAATGCAAAAATAGGAGCTAATGCTGTCGTTTTAAAAGATATTCCGGATGATGCGGCTGCAGTAGGAATTCCTGCCAGAATAATAAAGAAAGGTTCGGAAGACTACTTTATGTGGCATATTTAA
- the cysK gene encoding cysteine synthase A: MIYENILELIGNTPVVKLNLEKDENIADVYVKLEKYNLGGSVKDRAALGMIEAAEKDGKLKPGGTIVEPTSGNTGIALSLIGKLKGYKVIIIMPDTASVERRDFIKAFGAELILTEGAKGMKGSIAEAERIVAENPGYFLPQQFENPANPQKHYETTAVEILNDFPILDAFVAGIGTAGTLVGVGRKLKEERPETKVIGVEPVKSAVVSGGQPGKHVIQGIGAGFVPGNYDGNVVDEIIQVTDEDALAYGLKASKENGLFVGISSGAAIAAAYQVAKKLGKGKKVLAIAPDGGEKYLSVEAYK, from the coding sequence ATGATTTACGAAAACATTTTAGAATTAATTGGAAATACACCGGTTGTAAAACTTAATCTTGAAAAGGATGAAAACATTGCCGATGTGTATGTGAAACTTGAAAAGTACAATCTTGGTGGAAGTGTAAAGGATCGTGCGGCTCTGGGGATGATAGAAGCTGCAGAAAAAGATGGTAAGTTAAAACCTGGAGGGACAATAGTTGAACCTACTTCAGGAAATACCGGGATTGCATTGTCATTAATCGGAAAACTTAAAGGATATAAAGTTATAATAATAATGCCTGATACAGCGAGTGTTGAGAGAAGGGATTTTATAAAAGCTTTTGGAGCAGAACTTATACTTACTGAAGGGGCAAAAGGAATGAAAGGTTCTATTGCTGAAGCTGAAAGAATAGTTGCTGAAAATCCTGGATATTTTCTGCCACAGCAGTTTGAAAATCCTGCGAACCCGCAGAAACATTATGAAACTACTGCAGTTGAAATACTGAATGATTTTCCTATTTTAGATGCTTTTGTCGCTGGAATCGGTACAGCAGGAACTCTTGTAGGAGTTGGAAGAAAACTTAAGGAAGAAAGACCTGAAACTAAAGTAATTGGAGTTGAACCTGTAAAATCAGCAGTTGTTTCTGGTGGACAACCTGGAAAACATGTTATTCAGGGAATCGGAGCGGGATTTGTTCCTGGAAACTATGATGGAAATGTTGTTGATGAGATAATTCAGGTTACAGATGAAGATGCGCTGGCTTATGGGTTAAAGGCTTCAAAGGAAAATGGACTTTTTGTTGGAATTTCTTCAGGAGCGGCTATTGCAGCTGCATATCAGGTTGCAAAAAAACTTGGAAAAGGTAAAAAAGTATTGGCTATAGCTCCGGACGGAGGAGAGAAATATCTTTCAGTAGAAGCTTACAAGTAA